A region of Streptomyces halobius DNA encodes the following proteins:
- the helR gene encoding RNA polymerase recycling motor ATPase HelR translates to MNSLTTSAFDLPDRLSPKADPTLIIGDEQHFAAIAESLEQAIAELSDRLDAELKAPGGIGRQAMDRDMEIHRLTGRLRALRRFGLDLCLGHMVSADNPEPVYIGRLGLTDSAGRRLLLDWRSPAAEPFFAATHANPTGLASRRRYRWTRGRISDYWDEVFTADGLEGHAALDDQSAFIASLGGNRSARMRDVLGTIQADQDAIIRAGSRGALVVDGGPGTGKTVVALHRSAYLLYSDPRLRHHRRGGVLFVGPHHPYLDYVADVLPSLGEEGVQTCTLRDLVAEGAGAAIEADPDVALLKSSANMVKAIETAVGIYEEPPTKGMTVTTHWSDIWLSADDWAEAFEAPEPGTPHNEAREQIWEELVTILMDKHDGDDVSPDLFRRSLLHDEELVTTLNRAWPLLEAADLVGDLWSVPAYLRMCAPWLSRDEVRKLQRKESPHAWTVSDLPLLDAARQRLGDPEAARRKRRHTAAVAAERARLADVIDNVLAADDDGEGAVTMLRGQDLQDSLIDETALPGAAPDRLAGPFAHIVVDEAQELTDAEWQMLLLRCPSRSFTIVGGRAQARHGFTESWQERLKRIGLDRIDVASLSINYRTPEEVMAEAEPAIRAVLPDANVPASIRSSDVPVVHGSVADLDSILDTWLVAHADGIACVIGAGDIGIGTFRATSRVRSLTPELSKGLEFDLVVLVDPEEFGKGIEGAVDRYVAMTRATQQLVILASS, encoded by the coding sequence GTGAACTCCCTGACCACCAGCGCGTTCGACCTTCCCGACCGCCTCTCCCCCAAGGCCGACCCGACGCTGATCATCGGCGACGAGCAGCACTTCGCGGCTATCGCGGAGAGCCTTGAGCAGGCGATCGCCGAACTGTCCGACCGCCTCGATGCCGAGCTCAAGGCGCCCGGCGGCATAGGCCGGCAGGCGATGGACCGGGATATGGAGATCCACCGGCTGACCGGTCGCCTGCGCGCCTTGCGTCGCTTCGGTCTGGACCTGTGCCTCGGACACATGGTCAGCGCGGACAACCCCGAGCCGGTGTACATCGGACGGCTTGGCCTCACGGACAGCGCGGGCCGTCGGCTGCTGCTCGACTGGCGCTCCCCGGCGGCCGAGCCGTTCTTCGCGGCGACCCACGCCAACCCGACGGGTCTGGCAAGCCGCCGCAGGTACCGCTGGACCCGCGGCCGGATCAGCGACTACTGGGACGAAGTGTTCACCGCTGACGGGCTCGAAGGGCACGCCGCGCTCGACGACCAGTCCGCCTTCATCGCCAGCCTGGGCGGCAACCGGTCGGCCCGGATGCGCGACGTGCTCGGCACCATCCAGGCCGACCAGGACGCCATCATCCGCGCGGGATCCCGCGGCGCGCTCGTCGTCGACGGCGGTCCGGGTACGGGGAAGACCGTCGTCGCCCTGCACCGCTCCGCCTACCTCCTCTACTCCGACCCCCGCCTCCGTCACCACCGCCGGGGCGGCGTGCTGTTCGTCGGTCCGCACCACCCCTACCTGGACTACGTCGCCGACGTCCTGCCCAGCCTCGGAGAGGAGGGCGTGCAGACCTGCACCCTGCGGGACCTCGTCGCCGAGGGAGCCGGAGCAGCGATCGAGGCCGACCCCGACGTGGCCCTCCTGAAGTCGTCCGCGAACATGGTGAAGGCGATCGAGACGGCCGTCGGCATCTACGAAGAGCCGCCCACCAAGGGGATGACGGTCACCACCCACTGGTCCGACATCTGGCTGAGCGCCGACGACTGGGCCGAGGCGTTCGAAGCACCGGAACCAGGTACTCCGCACAACGAGGCGCGCGAGCAGATCTGGGAGGAGCTGGTCACGATCCTGATGGACAAGCACGACGGCGACGACGTATCGCCTGACCTGTTCCGGAGGTCGCTGCTGCACGACGAAGAGTTGGTCACGACCCTCAACCGCGCGTGGCCGCTGCTCGAAGCGGCCGACCTCGTCGGAGACCTGTGGTCGGTACCCGCCTACCTGCGGATGTGCGCTCCCTGGCTCAGCCGCGACGAGGTGCGCAAGCTGCAGCGCAAGGAGAGCCCCCACGCCTGGACGGTGTCCGACCTGCCGCTCCTGGACGCGGCACGGCAGCGGCTCGGCGACCCGGAGGCGGCGCGGCGAAAGCGTCGGCACACGGCCGCTGTCGCCGCCGAACGCGCACGCCTGGCCGACGTCATCGACAATGTGCTCGCGGCCGATGACGACGGCGAAGGCGCGGTGACGATGCTGCGCGGCCAGGACCTGCAGGACAGCCTGATCGATGAGACCGCCCTGCCCGGCGCCGCCCCGGACCGGCTCGCCGGCCCCTTCGCGCACATCGTCGTGGACGAGGCGCAGGAACTGACCGACGCGGAGTGGCAGATGCTGCTGCTGCGCTGCCCGTCCCGGAGCTTCACCATCGTCGGGGGCCGCGCCCAGGCCAGGCACGGATTCACGGAGTCGTGGCAGGAACGGCTCAAGCGGATCGGGCTCGACCGGATCGACGTGGCCTCCCTGAGCATCAACTACCGGACGCCGGAAGAGGTCATGGCGGAAGCCGAGCCGGCCATCCGGGCCGTGCTCCCGGACGCCAATGTGCCGGCCTCCATCCGCAGCAGCGATGTCCCCGTCGTACACGGTTCTGTGGCGGATCTGGACTCGATCCTCGACACCTGGCTCGTTGCGCATGCCGACGGGATCGCCTGCGTCATCGGCGCCGGTGACATCGGAATCGGCACGTTCCGGGCGACGTCCCGCGTCCGGTCGCTGACCCCGGAGCTGTCGAAGGGGCTCGAATTCGACCTGGTCGTCCTCGTCGACCCGGAGGAGTTCGGCAAGGGCATCGAAGGAGCCGTCGACCGCTATGTGGCGATGACCCGGGCGACCCAGCAACTCGTCATCCTCGCGAGCTCCTGA
- a CDS encoding molybdopterin-dependent oxidoreductase: MSVPHVDASTWSLTVEGLVEHPSRLDQEALHALPASRLTAFHECFGNPTAPNVPTRAVANVEWLGVPLARLLDQAVPRPHAAHVWFEGVDRGSFRGSPEHNYLKDLPLDIARREVLLAYEMNDAPLDAEHGFPVRAVVPRMFGTNSVKWLGRIVVSDSRPEHPRPLPRSAEPAGRADPGSVGWAGHGRDRPRFTPCRATSVRAATARRWPRR; the protein is encoded by the coding sequence ATGAGTGTTCCGCACGTGGACGCCTCGACCTGGTCACTGACCGTGGAAGGGCTCGTCGAGCATCCGTCGCGGCTGGACCAGGAGGCATTACACGCGCTTCCCGCGAGCCGGCTGACCGCCTTCCACGAGTGTTTCGGCAATCCGACCGCCCCCAATGTCCCGACGCGGGCGGTGGCGAACGTGGAGTGGCTGGGCGTCCCGCTGGCCCGGCTGCTGGATCAGGCGGTGCCGCGTCCGCACGCCGCGCACGTCTGGTTCGAGGGCGTGGACCGGGGCAGTTTCCGCGGCTCTCCGGAGCACAACTACCTCAAGGATCTGCCGCTGGATATCGCCCGCCGTGAGGTGCTGCTCGCCTACGAGATGAACGACGCACCGCTGGACGCGGAGCACGGATTCCCCGTGCGCGCCGTGGTGCCGAGGATGTTCGGCACCAATTCGGTCAAATGGCTCGGCCGCATCGTCGTTTCGGACTCCCGGCCCGAGCATCCGCGCCCACTTCCGCGGAGCGCTGAGCCGGCAGGACGGGCCGATCCCGGCAGTGTCGGCTGGGCCGGCCATGGCCGGGACCGCCCGCGCTTCACACCCTGCCGTGCGACTTCTGTGCGCGCCGCGACAGCGAGGCGATGGCCACGGCGATGA
- a CDS encoding PRC-barrel domain-containing protein — translation MTGNIWSHQDTTGYRPGTDLTGFKVEAIDGAVGTVDEHSAEVGAAYLVVDTGGWIFDKHVLLPAGVISSIDFDNTTLYVARTKEEIKKAPEFDRTKHIGDDDYHRQIAGHYGAPHT, via the coding sequence ATGACGGGCAACATCTGGAGCCACCAGGACACCACAGGCTACCGGCCGGGTACCGACCTGACCGGCTTCAAGGTCGAGGCCATCGACGGCGCCGTGGGCACGGTCGACGAGCACTCCGCCGAGGTCGGCGCCGCATATCTCGTCGTCGACACAGGCGGATGGATCTTCGACAAGCATGTCCTGCTGCCGGCCGGCGTCATCTCCTCGATCGACTTCGACAACACCACGCTGTATGTCGCCCGTACCAAGGAGGAAATCAAGAAGGCCCCGGAATTCGACAGAACAAAGCACATCGGAGACGACGATTATCACCGTCAGATCGCCGGTCACTACGGCGCTCCCCACACCTGA
- a CDS encoding universal stress protein: protein MSEAVSQAAHDVVTVGLDGSPESRSAVLWAAHEAGLRQARLRLLHAWVMLAPEDPHRPDEQDQNYWPHRIMDQARETVRARHPDLPVDEALVAQDPLDALTDAAGESDLLVLGTRELGTMAGYVVGELALQIVTRSGVPTVLVRDQHAPLPVEKDRDVVVGLGLKDPCEALLEFAFETAARRGDPLRAVHGRHLPAHAYNRGGGVEPYVAEISAKDARQELMEALQPWRERFPWVTVDERVVLESPAHGLLTGAEGGGLLAVGRRHRLHVLAPRIGHVVQAAVHHAPCPVAVVPHE from the coding sequence ATGAGCGAGGCTGTCAGCCAGGCGGCGCACGACGTCGTCACCGTCGGTCTGGACGGTTCCCCCGAGTCGCGGTCCGCGGTCCTGTGGGCGGCGCACGAAGCCGGGCTGCGGCAGGCCCGGCTGCGGCTGCTGCATGCCTGGGTGATGCTCGCGCCGGAGGATCCGCACCGTCCGGACGAGCAGGACCAGAACTACTGGCCCCACCGGATCATGGACCAGGCCCGTGAGACGGTCCGGGCCCGGCATCCGGACCTGCCGGTGGACGAGGCGCTGGTGGCGCAGGACCCGCTGGACGCGCTGACGGACGCCGCCGGGGAGTCGGACCTGCTGGTCCTCGGCACCCGGGAGCTGGGCACCATGGCGGGCTATGTCGTCGGTGAGCTCGCGCTCCAGATCGTGACCCGCTCCGGCGTCCCCACGGTCCTGGTACGGGACCAGCACGCTCCCCTGCCGGTGGAGAAGGACCGCGATGTGGTGGTCGGGCTGGGCCTGAAGGACCCCTGCGAGGCGCTGCTGGAGTTCGCCTTCGAAACCGCCGCGCGGCGGGGCGACCCCCTGCGCGCCGTGCACGGCAGGCACCTTCCGGCGCATGCGTACAACCGGGGCGGCGGTGTGGAGCCGTATGTCGCGGAGATCTCGGCGAAGGACGCCCGGCAGGAGCTCATGGAAGCGCTGCAACCATGGCGGGAGCGGTTCCCCTGGGTGACCGTCGACGAGCGTGTGGTGCTGGAGAGCCCGGCGCATGGGCTGCTCACTGGTGCCGAGGGCGGTGGGCTGCTCGCCGTGGGCCGCCGGCACCGGCTGCATGTGCTGGCGCCACGGATCGGGCATGTGGTCCAGGCGGCCGTCCATCATGCTCCGTGTCCGGTGGCGGTGGTGCCGCACGAGTGA
- a CDS encoding VOC family protein translates to MSATGPTAAARGVPCWVTLMTHDLPAAQDFYAAVLGWRFRPGGLGVEFSIALADRQPVAGIGALLPSWQVAVAWMPYFAVDSADETAARILERGATVAVGPLAVGDGRAAIAADRDGAVFGLWQGQTLSWAVGNGSAPSCLELRTRDAFDAAIFYAEVLGWASKEPGSCDVTYEHDEVMVRDGDQTVAALRGGGVEAAPDPHIRPRWHVYFPVEDIEKVTAAAVAAGGTVTPVTPTTVSTGCQAVIRDPDGGLFTVSTSPDVL, encoded by the coding sequence ATGTCGGCCACCGGCCCCACCGCTGCGGCACGGGGTGTGCCGTGCTGGGTGACCTTGATGACGCACGATCTGCCGGCCGCGCAGGATTTCTATGCGGCGGTCCTCGGCTGGCGCTTCCGGCCCGGTGGGCTGGGGGTGGAGTTCTCCATCGCGCTGGCCGACCGGCAGCCGGTCGCCGGCATCGGGGCGCTGTTGCCGAGTTGGCAGGTCGCGGTGGCCTGGATGCCGTACTTCGCCGTGGACAGCGCGGATGAGACCGCGGCCCGAATCCTGGAGCGCGGCGCCACCGTCGCCGTCGGCCCCCTGGCGGTGGGCGACGGACGCGCCGCCATAGCCGCCGACCGGGACGGCGCGGTCTTCGGGCTGTGGCAGGGCCAGACCCTGTCATGGGCCGTCGGGAACGGCAGCGCGCCCTCCTGCCTGGAACTGCGCACCCGCGACGCCTTCGACGCCGCCATCTTCTACGCGGAGGTGTTGGGCTGGGCGTCCAAGGAGCCGGGCTCGTGCGATGTCACGTACGAGCACGACGAGGTGATGGTGCGCGACGGTGACCAGACCGTGGCCGCGCTGCGTGGCGGGGGCGTCGAAGCCGCCCCCGACCCGCATATCCGGCCCCGCTGGCATGTCTACTTCCCCGTCGAGGACATCGAGAAGGTCACCGCGGCCGCCGTGGCGGCGGGCGGCACTGTCACCCCCGTGACGCCGACCACGGTGAGCACGGGGTGCCAGGCCGTCATCCGCGACCCGGACGGGGGGCTCTTCACGGTCTCGACTTCACCCGACGTGCTGTAG
- a CDS encoding SDR family NAD(P)-dependent oxidoreductase codes for MSHTDPSVTPATTSAASTADRASRTVLVTGATSGIGYETARQLAERGATVLVHGRTAEEAQATTDRLVARAGLDGARLRPFAADFASLEEVTALAHRVVQEHPHLDVLVNNAAVAAPERHTVTADGNEIAFQVNFLAHYLLTCLLEPALTSEPGGRVVNVSSSLHRTASIQWSDPNRARRYSRLAAYAQSQLALTVFAADPRVTAVSVHPGVCETGLLSLYGLKGASAAEGAEHVVRLCDPATEIVNGAYYDRDQRVDPARSATDERTLKRLNKLAGQLVGQR; via the coding sequence ATGTCCCACACCGACCCGTCCGTCACCCCCGCCACCACGTCCGCGGCGTCCACCGCCGATCGCGCCTCCCGTACCGTCCTGGTCACCGGTGCCACCTCCGGCATCGGGTACGAGACCGCACGGCAGCTCGCCGAGCGGGGCGCGACCGTCCTCGTGCACGGCCGCACCGCCGAGGAGGCGCAGGCCACCACCGACCGGCTCGTCGCCAGGGCGGGCCTCGACGGCGCCCGTCTGCGCCCGTTCGCCGCGGACTTCGCCTCCCTGGAGGAGGTCACGGCGCTGGCCCACCGGGTCGTCCAGGAGCACCCGCACCTGGACGTCCTGGTGAACAACGCAGCGGTGGCGGCGCCCGAACGGCACACCGTCACCGCGGACGGCAACGAGATCGCCTTCCAGGTGAACTTCCTCGCGCACTACCTGCTGACCTGTCTGCTGGAGCCGGCGCTCACCAGCGAACCCGGCGGCCGCGTCGTCAACGTCTCGTCCTCGCTGCACCGCACCGCCTCCATCCAGTGGAGCGACCCCAACCGGGCCCGCCGCTACTCCCGGCTCGCCGCGTACGCCCAATCGCAGCTGGCGCTGACGGTCTTCGCCGCCGATCCGCGGGTAACCGCCGTCTCCGTCCACCCGGGCGTCTGTGAGACCGGCCTGCTGTCGCTGTACGGGCTCAAGGGAGCCTCGGCGGCCGAGGGCGCCGAGCATGTGGTGCGGCTGTGCGACCCGGCCACCGAGATCGTCAACGGCGCCTACTACGACCGCGATCAGCGTGTCGATCCGGCCCGGTCGGCCACCGACGAGCGCACCCTCAAGCGCCTCAACAAGCTGGCCGGGCAGCTGGTCGGACAGCGCTGA
- a CDS encoding DUF5709 domain-containing protein, translated as MSDDAMGDEVYQPSRSDPQDYPDDLDMENALDEPGLDQMLDQGYSPPERPFVVNHPGTTAREQHDGETLEQRLAKELPEIVVPDGDDIGDQPGGEGEPLDEEVGDRRAGRIVGSDQGFPLGSSNDVVARDVGIDGGAASAEEAAVHITPEPGD; from the coding sequence ATGTCCGACGACGCGATGGGCGATGAGGTATACCAGCCGTCCAGATCCGATCCGCAGGACTACCCCGACGACCTGGATATGGAAAACGCCCTCGATGAGCCGGGGCTCGATCAGATGCTGGACCAAGGCTACTCACCACCAGAGAGACCCTTCGTGGTGAATCACCCGGGCACCACCGCGCGGGAGCAGCACGACGGCGAAACCCTCGAACAGCGGCTGGCCAAAGAGCTGCCGGAGATCGTCGTCCCCGACGGCGACGACATCGGCGACCAGCCCGGCGGCGAGGGCGAGCCGCTCGACGAGGAGGTCGGTGACCGCCGCGCGGGCCGGATTGTGGGCTCGGACCAGGGCTTCCCGCTGGGCAGCAGCAATGACGTCGTCGCGCGCGACGTGGGAATCGACGGCGGGGCCGCGTCAGCGGAAGAGGCCGCGGTCCACATCACTCCCGAACCCGGCGACTGA
- a CDS encoding DNA polymerase ligase N-terminal domain-containing protein, translating to MSSEKDLTEYRGKRHFDRTDEPRGTGDATGGEPCFVVQIHDASTLHFDFRLEVDGVLKSWSVPKGPSADPHDKRLAMPTEDHPLEYREFEGVIAPGEYGAGTVIVWDQGTYRPLPGKRKRRTAGFGEDLENGHASFWLDGTKLHGGYALTRFRTGREPGDRESWLLVKENDTYASGHGTPDPARVRSVRSGRTLRQVAAETPGDGGSG from the coding sequence GTGAGCAGCGAAAAAGACCTGACGGAGTACCGCGGTAAACGGCACTTCGACCGCACGGACGAGCCCCGGGGCACCGGCGATGCCACCGGCGGCGAGCCGTGCTTCGTCGTACAGATCCATGACGCGAGCACCCTGCACTTCGACTTCCGGCTGGAGGTGGACGGCGTCCTGAAATCATGGTCCGTACCGAAAGGCCCCTCCGCCGACCCGCACGACAAACGCCTCGCCATGCCGACCGAGGACCACCCACTGGAATACCGGGAATTCGAAGGCGTCATTGCGCCGGGGGAGTACGGCGCGGGCACCGTGATCGTCTGGGACCAGGGCACCTACCGCCCGCTCCCCGGCAAGCGCAAGCGCCGGACCGCCGGATTCGGTGAGGACCTGGAGAACGGGCACGCCTCCTTCTGGCTGGACGGGACCAAGCTGCACGGCGGCTATGCGCTCACCCGCTTCCGCACCGGCAGGGAGCCCGGCGACCGTGAGTCCTGGCTGCTGGTGAAGGAGAACGACACGTACGCGTCCGGGCACGGCACCCCGGACCCGGCCCGCGTCCGGTCGGTGCGCAGCGGCCGGACGCTCAGGCAGGTGGCGGCCGAGACGCCCGGCGACGGGGGCAGCGGATGA
- a CDS encoding Orn/Lys/Arg family decarboxylase, translating to MPPDHRRAPLPEALADCHATGRPGFSPPGHKQARGADPEVREILGDAVFYGDVLASGGLDDRRTRDKTLERAERLMADAVPFHPDLPSWARDAEADICVTSIHKMGSGLERGSSVFHLTGDLIEPALLKSRADLLGTTSPSVLIYAGLDGWRRQMALHGRELIGRALDRAARVRAAVEEIDGLHVEGRAVFCGPGLADDFDPRPLVVDVRGPGTTGYRAADWLRTHRRVDAHLADHGGINTQLTHADDRATTGTLLAALGELSRAAPDLPPAPVVEVPPPAGLRLTQSRPPRDACFGTVEDVPVQEAAGRVAAEMIRPDPSGTPVVLPVERLNEPVLRYLRSGTETGMHLPDAGAPRLTTARVLVETGTSGDA from the coding sequence ATGCCTCCTGACCACCGCAGGGCCCCCCTACCGGAAGCGCTGGCGGACTGTCACGCGACGGGCCGGCCGGGCTTCAGCCCGCCCGGCCACAAGCAGGCGCGCGGCGCCGATCCGGAGGTCCGGGAAATCCTCGGCGATGCCGTGTTCTACGGGGACGTGCTGGCCTCCGGTGGTCTGGACGACCGGCGCACCAGGGACAAAACCCTCGAACGCGCCGAGAGACTCATGGCCGACGCCGTGCCCTTCCACCCCGATCTCCCGTCGTGGGCCAGGGACGCCGAGGCGGACATCTGCGTCACCAGCATCCACAAGATGGGCAGCGGCCTGGAACGGGGGTCGTCCGTCTTCCATCTGACGGGCGATCTGATCGAACCTGCCCTGCTCAAGAGCCGCGCCGATCTGCTGGGGACGACCAGCCCGTCCGTGCTGATCTACGCCGGACTGGACGGCTGGCGCCGGCAAATGGCCCTGCACGGCCGCGAACTTATCGGGCGTGCGCTGGACCGGGCGGCACGCGTGCGGGCCGCCGTCGAGGAGATCGACGGGCTGCATGTCGAGGGCCGTGCGGTCTTCTGCGGGCCGGGACTCGCCGACGACTTCGATCCGCGTCCCCTCGTCGTCGACGTCCGCGGCCCGGGGACGACGGGATACCGGGCGGCGGACTGGCTGCGCACGCACCGCCGGGTCGACGCCCATCTGGCCGACCACGGCGGAATCAACACCCAGCTCACCCACGCCGACGACCGGGCGACCACGGGCACGCTGCTGGCCGCGCTGGGCGAGCTGTCCCGTGCCGCGCCGGACCTGCCGCCCGCCCCGGTCGTGGAGGTGCCGCCGCCCGCCGGTCTGCGGCTGACCCAGAGCCGCCCGCCACGCGACGCCTGCTTCGGCACCGTCGAGGACGTGCCCGTCCAGGAGGCCGCCGGACGCGTCGCGGCGGAGATGATCAGGCCCGACCCTTCCGGCACCCCCGTGGTCCTGCCCGTCGAGCGGCTGAACGAGCCGGTACTGCGGTATCTGCGCTCGGGTACGGAGACGGGAATGCATCTCCCCGACGCCGGCGCCCCCCGGCTCACCACGGCCCGCGTCCTGGTGGAAACCGGGACGTCGGGCGATGCCTGA
- a CDS encoding DUF6381 family protein, which yields MSSNEIRARIQQMREKAQELKAAAERTEDPEERKRLQEKARRLQSQSEQESMLRGGDIYPTE from the coding sequence ATGAGCTCAAACGAAATCCGCGCACGGATCCAGCAGATGAGGGAAAAGGCCCAGGAGCTGAAAGCAGCGGCGGAGCGGACGGAAGACCCCGAAGAGCGCAAACGGCTCCAGGAAAAGGCCCGCAGGCTGCAGAGCCAGAGCGAGCAGGAGAGCATGTTGCGTGGCGGAGACATCTACCCCACCGAATGA
- a CDS encoding mycothiol transferase: MTAGTDLLVDAFGRVREAVEEAVDGLGPDELATRVDDANSVGWLIWHLTRIQDDHIAGVAGTEQIWTSQDWVDRFELPFPDDDTGYGHSTEDVEAVRDLSAQLLTGYHEAVHDHTVQYLAGVEDSDLERIVDRAWTPPVTLGVRLVSVIADDLQHVGQAAFVRGMLLGE, from the coding sequence ATGACCGCCGGAACGGATCTGCTCGTCGATGCCTTCGGACGGGTCAGGGAGGCCGTCGAGGAAGCGGTCGACGGCCTGGGCCCGGACGAGCTCGCCACCCGCGTCGATGACGCCAATTCGGTCGGCTGGCTCATCTGGCACCTCACCCGCATCCAGGACGACCACATCGCCGGAGTGGCCGGCACCGAGCAGATCTGGACGTCGCAGGACTGGGTAGACCGCTTCGAGCTGCCGTTCCCGGACGACGACACCGGCTACGGGCACTCCACCGAGGATGTGGAGGCGGTGCGCGACCTGAGCGCGCAGCTGCTCACCGGCTATCACGAGGCCGTGCACGACCACACCGTGCAGTACTTGGCCGGGGTCGAGGACTCGGACCTGGAGCGCATCGTCGACCGCGCCTGGACGCCGCCGGTCACGCTGGGGGTCCGGCTGGTCAGTGTCATCGCCGACGATCTGCAGCATGTGGGCCAGGCCGCGTTCGTCCGAGGAATGCTGCTGGGCGAGTAG
- the crcB gene encoding fluoride efflux transporter CrcB, whose product MNWLLVIAGGAVGAPLRYLTDRAVQAKLDAVFPWGTFTVNVVGCLVLGLITGAATSGAASSQVQLLLGTGLCGALTTYSTFSYETLRLAEDGARFFAAANIAASLTAGLGAVFAGAALAEAVWA is encoded by the coding sequence GTGAACTGGCTGTTGGTCATCGCCGGCGGGGCCGTCGGCGCGCCGCTGCGCTATCTCACCGACCGCGCCGTCCAGGCGAAGCTCGACGCGGTCTTCCCCTGGGGGACCTTCACCGTCAATGTCGTCGGATGCCTCGTCCTGGGCCTGATAACCGGCGCGGCGACCAGCGGTGCCGCGTCCTCGCAGGTCCAACTCCTCCTGGGCACCGGCCTCTGCGGAGCGCTGACGACCTACTCCACCTTCTCGTACGAAACCCTGCGCCTCGCCGAGGACGGCGCCCGCTTCTTCGCCGCGGCGAACATCGCGGCCAGCCTGACGGCGGGCCTCGGCGCCGTCTTCGCGGGGGCGGCGCTGGCGGAGGCGGTGTGGGCCTGA
- a CDS encoding helix-turn-helix domain-containing protein produces the protein MRRRSTAQALAQRSRIVLECAEGHSIMEVSRRLGIAPDTVRT, from the coding sequence GTGCGTCGCAGGTCGACCGCGCAGGCTCTGGCCCAGCGGTCCCGCATCGTGCTGGAGTGCGCCGAAGGTCACTCGATCATGGAGGTGTCGCGCCGTCTCGGGATCGCTCCGGACACGGTCCGCACCTGA
- a CDS encoding DUF2795 domain-containing protein, protein MEHGTEKIGPARDDLLKKQIQRELAGNRSVRAEEERDLQPAGGEPLVAPANPDTVFTGAPPRGMTAQDVGVRSELAQHLGRSVYPAGKSTIIATLRRNNAPDELVALAERLPQDERFGNIQSIAQSLGLGTEEHRG, encoded by the coding sequence ATGGAACACGGTACGGAGAAGATCGGCCCCGCCCGGGACGACCTGCTGAAGAAGCAGATTCAGAGGGAATTGGCAGGAAACCGCTCGGTGCGGGCGGAGGAAGAGCGGGATCTTCAACCGGCAGGCGGAGAACCGCTGGTGGCACCGGCCAATCCCGACACGGTGTTCACGGGCGCCCCGCCGCGCGGCATGACCGCCCAGGATGTCGGTGTGCGTTCCGAGCTCGCTCAGCACCTCGGCCGCAGCGTTTACCCCGCAGGCAAGAGCACCATCATCGCGACGCTCCGGCGCAATAACGCACCGGACGAATTGGTCGCACTGGCCGAGCGGCTCCCCCAGGACGAGCGGTTCGGCAACATACAGAGCATTGCCCAGTCCCTCGGGCTCGGCACCGAAGAGCACCGCGGCTGA
- a CDS encoding DUF190 domain-containing protein: protein MKTTGPALRATIFVGENDTWHHKPVFTEIVHRAHRAGLSGASVFRGIEGFGASSMIHTTRLLSLSEDLPVAVVLVDTEERIRGFLPQLDELLGDGQGDGQGDGLVVLDVCEAIRYGRGKETR from the coding sequence GTGAAGACCACCGGACCGGCCCTGCGCGCGACGATTTTCGTCGGTGAGAACGACACCTGGCACCACAAGCCGGTGTTCACCGAGATCGTGCACCGGGCGCACCGGGCCGGGCTGTCCGGGGCCTCGGTCTTCCGCGGCATCGAGGGATTCGGCGCCTCGTCCATGATCCACACCACCCGGCTGCTCTCGCTGAGCGAAGACCTCCCGGTCGCCGTCGTCCTCGTCGACACCGAGGAGCGGATCCGCGGCTTCCTGCCGCAGTTGGACGAGTTGCTGGGGGACGGCCAGGGGGACGGCCAGGGGGACGGTCTGGTCGTCCTCGACGTGTGCGAGGCCATCCGGTACGGCCGAGGCAAGGAGACGCGGTGA
- the crcB gene encoding fluoride efflux transporter CrcB codes for MRGQWPVLGVVALGGALGASARYGASLLWPTAAGSFPWTTLLVNAVGCAVIGVFMVMITDVWAAHRLVRPFFGTGVLGGFTTFSAYAADIQHLVTEGRARTGLAYLALTLIAALAAVWLAAVLTRRVIVWRQQ; via the coding sequence ATGCGTGGCCAGTGGCCGGTGCTGGGAGTTGTGGCACTCGGCGGTGCGCTGGGGGCATCCGCCCGCTACGGCGCGTCGCTGCTGTGGCCGACGGCCGCCGGCTCATTCCCCTGGACCACGCTCCTCGTCAACGCCGTCGGGTGTGCCGTGATCGGTGTCTTCATGGTGATGATCACCGATGTGTGGGCCGCCCACCGCCTTGTGCGCCCCTTCTTCGGCACCGGCGTCCTCGGCGGCTTCACCACCTTCTCCGCGTACGCGGCGGACATCCAGCACCTGGTGACGGAGGGCCGCGCCCGGACCGGACTGGCCTACCTCGCCCTCACGCTGATCGCGGCACTGGCGGCGGTGTGGCTCGCGGCGGTGCTCACCCGTCGCGTCATTGTCTGGAGGCAGCAGTGA